A genomic region of Kribbella sp. NBC_00382 contains the following coding sequences:
- a CDS encoding carboxylate--amine ligase produces the protein MSRAYGSAEVPVGAVVVGGDYQGLGIVRSLGRFGVPVTVLDDERSISRVSRYTTAHERVPELRDPDQTVAILIDACKRLGLQGSVLYPTREETVAAIAGHRDELSEYYRLPTPAWSAVKPAWDKRETYQRAERLGVPVPRYWLPTSLADLARVDLSSPVIVKPAIKEHFFYETRAKAWRVDTRAELEAAYRKAVEIVDPAEVIIQELIPGGGDRQFGYCAFVRNGEAVAEMTVRRLRQHPSDFGRASTFVETIDQPELAKHSLTFLRDIGYYGLVELEYKQDERDGQYKLLDVNARTWGYHSLGYAAGADFPYLVYRDQVGLPVSEAQARAGVRWIRLATDLPNAALDVKAGRLRVWPYLKTLRLADTEAVFALRDPLPGLYEVALLPYLAFKRGI, from the coding sequence ATGAGCCGGGCCTACGGCTCGGCCGAGGTGCCCGTCGGCGCGGTGGTCGTCGGTGGTGACTACCAGGGACTGGGGATCGTCCGCAGTCTCGGCCGGTTCGGCGTACCGGTGACCGTGCTCGACGACGAGCGTTCGATCTCCCGCGTGTCCAGGTACACGACCGCTCACGAGCGGGTCCCGGAACTGCGGGACCCTGACCAGACCGTGGCCATCCTGATCGATGCCTGCAAACGGCTCGGCCTGCAGGGCTCCGTGCTCTACCCGACGCGGGAGGAGACGGTGGCCGCGATCGCCGGTCACCGAGACGAACTGAGTGAGTACTACCGGCTGCCAACCCCCGCCTGGTCGGCGGTCAAGCCGGCCTGGGACAAGCGGGAGACGTACCAGCGGGCCGAGCGGCTGGGGGTTCCGGTGCCCCGGTACTGGTTGCCGACGTCGCTCGCCGACCTGGCCCGGGTGGACCTCAGCTCGCCGGTGATCGTGAAACCGGCGATCAAGGAGCACTTCTTCTACGAGACCCGGGCGAAGGCCTGGCGGGTCGACACCCGGGCCGAGCTGGAGGCGGCGTACCGGAAGGCGGTCGAGATCGTCGACCCGGCCGAGGTGATCATCCAGGAACTGATCCCCGGCGGCGGTGACCGGCAGTTCGGCTACTGCGCCTTCGTCAGGAACGGCGAGGCGGTGGCCGAGATGACGGTCCGGCGGCTGCGCCAGCACCCGTCGGACTTCGGCCGGGCCAGCACGTTCGTGGAGACCATCGACCAGCCGGAGCTGGCCAAGCACTCCCTCACCTTCCTGCGCGACATCGGGTACTACGGACTCGTCGAGCTGGAGTACAAGCAGGACGAGCGCGACGGGCAGTACAAGCTCCTCGACGTCAACGCCCGTACCTGGGGCTACCACTCCCTCGGCTACGCGGCTGGGGCCGACTTTCCCTACCTGGTCTACCGCGACCAGGTAGGCCTTCCGGTCAGCGAGGCCCAGGCCAGGGCCGGCGTGCGCTGGATCCGGCTGGCCACGGACCTGCCGAACGCGGCCCTGGACGTCAAAGCGGGCAGGCTGCGGGTCTGGCCCTACCTGAAGACGCTCAGGCTGGCCGACACCGAAGCGGTGTTCGCCCTCAGAGATCCGCTGCCCGGCCTGTACGAGGTCGCGCTGCTCCCCTACCTGGCATTCAAGCGGGGGATCTAG
- a CDS encoding glycosyltransferase family 4 protein, which produces MSKPLHVAVIVENIPLCVDPRLRKQVDDLLAAGARLSVISMRDEGNARYRDQPGLTLYEYPAPAQPTGAVGYVGEYLVSFFWAGWFLARLRLRGRIDVLQLCQPPDIYFPLAWVLRWAGTRIVVDQRDLMPEILSQRYAEPPRLMLKALHWLERRTQRVAHQSITVNSYLKDRLVAAGAEPDKVAVVYNGPVLARSALAVAEPSLRGEHRYMVCWAGKMGRQDRVELVIRVAEQLVHKLGREDCAFVLLGDGECLEELQQLTTELGLERWVSFPGWIPERDLFSYLATADVGIDTSLQVEVSPVKVMEYMAQGLPVICFDLQESRLLADGAGVFTTVGDVPEIATKLAELLDDPATRKQLGDTGRRLITEELAWERQTPVYLKAVGGEGSALTRTVPEPATEG; this is translated from the coding sequence GTGTCGAAACCACTGCATGTCGCGGTGATCGTGGAGAACATCCCGTTGTGCGTCGATCCCCGGCTGCGCAAGCAGGTGGACGACCTGCTGGCGGCCGGGGCCCGGCTGTCGGTGATCTCCATGCGCGACGAGGGCAACGCCCGGTACCGCGACCAACCGGGCCTGACCCTGTACGAGTACCCGGCACCCGCTCAGCCGACGGGGGCGGTGGGCTACGTCGGCGAGTACCTGGTGTCGTTCTTCTGGGCCGGCTGGTTCCTGGCCCGGCTACGGCTACGCGGGCGGATCGACGTACTGCAGCTCTGCCAGCCGCCGGACATCTACTTCCCGCTGGCCTGGGTACTGCGCTGGGCCGGCACCCGGATCGTGGTCGACCAGCGGGATCTGATGCCCGAGATCCTCTCGCAGCGGTACGCCGAACCGCCACGGCTGATGCTGAAGGCCCTGCACTGGCTGGAGCGACGGACCCAGCGAGTCGCTCACCAGAGCATCACCGTCAACTCCTACCTGAAGGACCGGCTGGTCGCTGCCGGCGCCGAGCCCGACAAGGTCGCGGTCGTCTACAACGGCCCCGTGCTGGCCCGTTCGGCGCTCGCCGTGGCCGAGCCGAGTCTGCGCGGCGAGCATCGGTACATGGTCTGCTGGGCCGGGAAGATGGGCCGGCAGGACCGCGTCGAGCTGGTGATCCGGGTGGCCGAGCAACTGGTCCACAAGCTCGGCCGGGAAGACTGCGCCTTCGTCCTGCTGGGGGATGGCGAGTGCCTCGAGGAGCTGCAGCAGCTGACCACAGAGCTAGGTCTGGAACGCTGGGTGTCCTTCCCCGGCTGGATTCCGGAGAGGGACCTGTTCAGCTACCTGGCCACCGCCGACGTCGGTATCGACACCAGCCTGCAGGTGGAGGTCTCACCGGTGAAAGTGATGGAGTACATGGCTCAAGGGCTGCCGGTGATCTGCTTCGACCTGCAGGAGAGCCGTCTGCTCGCCGACGGGGCCGGCGTGTTCACCACGGTCGGAGACGTTCCCGAGATCGCCACCAAGCTGGCCGAACTACTGGACGACCCGGCCACCCGCAAGCAGTTGGGTGACACCGGCCGGCGCCTGATCACCGAGGAGCTGGCCTGGGAGCGGCAGACCCCGGTCTACCTGAAGGCCGTCGGCGGCGAGGGGTCAGCCCTCACCAGGACAGTGCCGGAACCAGCTACAGAAGGCTGA
- the murJ gene encoding murein biosynthesis integral membrane protein MurJ, producing MTTADQSEQLSSSEPRTGSGGEMLQDDLTSASGTARDTVTVGVWTALSRGTGVIRVVVIGAVLGPTFLGNTYQLTNSLPNLIYYGFLAGSLFVSLLVPALVQHIDERRPRDVARVSGGFLGIALAALALLAPIAVLGLPELLRVTSIGGVGLSGSAAQDSGQIGVTRLLILLTIPQIFLYAVVGSATAVMYAHRRFALAAAAPLVENLGIIAVLGLSALLYGTGKELGAQSTGQVLLLGLGSTGAVALHASLQWWGARRSGVHLRPRPGWRDPEVLVTIRKALRSVSQAGLLALQLLALLLVSNRVAGGTVAIQMALNFYYLPIALAATPVALALLPRLSRLHQSDSSDEFSGTFIEGLGMALFLAVPAAVGFVVLASPIAHTIAAGQMASPEGLRMIAGGLAALSLGLIGETTFYVTTQAAYARGDTRTPLVSMGLQAGICLTLCVMATFAPARLLLPATAAAYAIAAIIGGAHLFLRMGLGQIQRRLAGSLGRTLTAAAVMVVPVYFVARLLVAHVDGRVGQTAALLVGAAVGAITYGIVQLVLRSPELAWLGAGLRNRRAAPIADGAPDGVTNGET from the coding sequence TTGACCACGGCCGATCAAAGCGAGCAGCTCTCGTCGTCGGAGCCCAGGACAGGCTCCGGCGGCGAGATGCTGCAGGACGACCTGACGAGTGCCAGCGGTACCGCCCGCGACACCGTCACGGTCGGCGTCTGGACGGCGCTCAGCCGTGGTACCGGAGTGATCCGGGTCGTGGTGATCGGAGCGGTCCTCGGCCCGACCTTTCTCGGCAACACCTATCAGCTCACCAACTCGCTGCCGAACCTGATCTACTACGGCTTCCTGGCCGGCTCGCTGTTCGTCTCGCTGCTGGTACCCGCGCTGGTCCAGCACATCGATGAGCGCCGGCCGCGCGATGTCGCCCGGGTCAGCGGCGGCTTCCTCGGGATCGCGCTGGCCGCACTGGCCCTGCTGGCGCCAATCGCCGTGCTCGGGCTGCCCGAGCTGTTGCGGGTGACCAGCATCGGCGGCGTCGGCCTGAGCGGTTCGGCCGCCCAGGACAGCGGCCAGATCGGCGTCACCCGGCTGCTGATCCTGCTGACCATCCCGCAGATCTTCCTGTACGCCGTGGTCGGCTCGGCCACCGCGGTGATGTACGCGCATCGCCGGTTCGCGCTGGCCGCCGCCGCACCGCTGGTCGAGAACCTCGGCATCATCGCCGTACTCGGCCTGAGTGCCCTGCTCTACGGCACCGGCAAGGAGCTCGGCGCGCAGTCGACGGGTCAGGTTCTCCTGCTCGGCCTGGGCTCCACCGGTGCGGTCGCGTTGCACGCGTCGCTCCAATGGTGGGGAGCCCGGCGCTCCGGAGTGCACCTGCGTCCGAGGCCGGGCTGGCGTGATCCGGAGGTCCTGGTGACCATCCGGAAGGCGCTGCGCTCGGTCAGCCAAGCAGGGCTGCTCGCACTGCAGTTGCTGGCGCTCCTGCTGGTCTCGAACCGGGTTGCGGGCGGCACCGTCGCGATCCAGATGGCGCTGAACTTCTACTACCTGCCGATCGCTCTCGCCGCGACGCCGGTGGCGCTCGCTCTGCTGCCGAGGCTTTCGCGGCTGCACCAGAGCGATTCCTCCGACGAGTTCTCCGGCACCTTCATCGAGGGCCTCGGGATGGCCTTGTTCCTGGCGGTCCCGGCGGCGGTCGGCTTCGTTGTACTGGCCAGTCCGATCGCGCACACCATCGCGGCAGGTCAGATGGCCTCGCCCGAGGGTCTCCGGATGATCGCCGGTGGGCTGGCCGCACTCTCGCTCGGCCTGATCGGCGAGACGACCTTCTACGTCACCACTCAGGCCGCGTACGCCCGAGGGGACACCCGGACGCCGCTGGTGTCGATGGGGCTCCAGGCGGGCATCTGCCTGACACTGTGTGTCATGGCCACCTTCGCACCGGCTCGCTTGTTGCTGCCGGCTACCGCAGCGGCGTACGCCATCGCGGCGATCATCGGTGGCGCACACCTGTTCCTGCGGATGGGTCTGGGGCAGATCCAGCGCCGACTGGCAGGGTCGCTCGGCCGGACCTTGACCGCCGCGGCCGTGATGGTGGTGCCGGTCTACTTCGTAGCCCGCCTGCTCGTGGCCCACGTTGACGGACGGGTCGGTCAGACGGCCGCCCTGCTCGTCGGTGCTGCGGTCGGTGCGATCACCTACGGAATCGTCCAGCTGGTACTGCGTTCGCCGGAGCTGGCCTGGCTCGGAGCCGGCCTGCGCAACCGCCGGGCGGCACCTATCGCTGACGGTGCTCCTGACGGTGTGACCAACGGGGAGACCTGA
- a CDS encoding sugar transferase, with protein MSRIIPVGPAKRSLDLILAFTGMVLASPVLIAIYLWIRLTSPGPVFFRQVRLGADQREFVMLKFRTMRTDADPAVHQEYVRRLAAGKVEKVDGLYKLHQDPRVTKPGKFLRKTSLDELPQLINVLRGEMSLVGPRPMLPFEAELFGEWAQRRFEVKPGLTGLWQVNGRNKLTMDEGLRWDLEYVDTRSVRLDLLIIFKTVPALLGGAR; from the coding sequence GTGAGCCGCATCATTCCGGTGGGGCCGGCGAAAAGGTCTCTCGACCTGATCCTTGCTTTCACCGGGATGGTGCTGGCTTCGCCGGTACTGATCGCGATCTACCTGTGGATCCGGCTGACCAGCCCGGGGCCGGTGTTCTTCCGGCAGGTCCGGCTGGGCGCCGATCAGCGGGAGTTCGTGATGCTGAAGTTCCGCACGATGCGGACCGACGCCGATCCGGCGGTCCACCAGGAGTACGTTCGCCGGCTCGCCGCGGGTAAGGTGGAGAAGGTCGACGGCCTCTACAAGCTGCACCAGGACCCGCGGGTCACCAAGCCCGGCAAGTTCCTCCGCAAGACCAGCCTCGACGAGCTGCCGCAGCTGATCAACGTGCTGCGCGGCGAGATGTCGCTGGTCGGACCGCGCCCGATGCTGCCCTTCGAGGCGGAGCTCTTCGGGGAGTGGGCGCAACGGCGGTTCGAGGTCAAGCCCGGTCTGACCGGGCTGTGGCAGGTCAACGGACGCAACAAGCTGACGATGGACGAGGGTCTGCGCTGGGACCTGGAGTACGTCGACACCCGCAGTGTCCGGCTCGATCTGCTGATCATCTTCAAGACCGTTCCGGCCCTGCTCGGGGGCGCGCGTTGA
- a CDS encoding acyltransferase — protein MTTHPAVNADPGVQIGYPAARVADQELTLGEGARLRSGTILYAGSRIGERFETGHNVVVREQCEIADDVSVWSNTVIDYGCRIGAGVKIHTNCYVAQYTEIGPGAFLAPGVTIANDLYPGSSESAEVMSGPSIGAGAQLGVNVTVLPFVRIGENCLVGAGSVVTRDLPAGTVAFGNPARVRGLVGELEDISSRIQPDDASASRYRFSPAEPADDKTALGNGVTMEVMG, from the coding sequence ATGACCACGCACCCGGCGGTCAACGCCGACCCGGGTGTCCAGATCGGCTACCCCGCGGCGCGGGTAGCCGATCAGGAGCTGACCCTCGGCGAGGGTGCCCGGCTGCGCAGCGGCACGATCCTGTACGCCGGTTCGCGGATCGGCGAGCGGTTCGAGACCGGGCACAACGTGGTGGTCCGGGAGCAGTGCGAGATCGCCGACGACGTGTCGGTCTGGAGCAACACGGTGATCGACTACGGCTGCCGGATCGGTGCCGGGGTCAAGATCCACACGAACTGCTACGTCGCGCAGTACACCGAGATCGGGCCGGGCGCGTTCCTCGCGCCCGGCGTGACGATCGCCAACGATCTGTACCCGGGCAGCTCCGAGTCGGCCGAGGTGATGTCCGGGCCGTCGATCGGCGCCGGTGCGCAGCTCGGCGTCAACGTGACGGTGCTGCCGTTCGTCCGGATCGGCGAGAACTGCCTGGTCGGCGCCGGGTCGGTGGTCACCCGTGACCTGCCGGCCGGGACCGTCGCGTTCGGTAATCCAGCCCGCGTCCGTGGCCTGGTCGGCGAGCTGGAGGACATCAGCTCGCGGATCCAGCCGGACGACGCATCCGCCTCCCGGTACCGCTTCTCGCCCGCCGAACCGGCCGACGACAAGACGGCACTGGGCAACGGTGTCACGATGGAGGTAATGGGATGA
- a CDS encoding DegT/DnrJ/EryC1/StrS family aminotransferase produces MTAEVTTDRQQPARSSEPVPFLDISGATADVAEEVRAGWDEVLRTGQYVGGKAVAAFEKEWAEYCGTDFAVGVANGTDALHLAIRALGIGPGDEVIVPANTFVATAEAVILAGAVPRFADVDDGTLLLTPETIKAAVTPATKAVAVVHLYGQLPDMTAITQMCEELGLILIEDAAQAQGATWNGRRAGSFGHVGCFSFYPGKNLGAFGDAGAVVTSDAKLTELMLSIRDHGRMQSEGGHYSHGVLGMNSRLDGVQAVVLSAKLRHLDEWNQQRRELMAIYRELIDPERAKLVEQLEDGEGVHHLAVVQVDQRDRVRELLQERGIGTGIHYPVPCHVMGPYAQYADGPLPVAEAAAARQLSLPMFPHLSQDDARRVAEGLNAVLAELDR; encoded by the coding sequence GTGACCGCTGAAGTCACGACCGACCGGCAGCAGCCGGCTCGGTCCTCCGAACCTGTGCCTTTCCTGGACATCTCCGGCGCCACCGCCGACGTCGCCGAGGAGGTGCGGGCAGGCTGGGACGAGGTGCTCCGCACCGGCCAGTACGTCGGCGGTAAAGCGGTCGCGGCCTTCGAGAAGGAGTGGGCCGAGTACTGCGGTACCGACTTCGCGGTCGGTGTTGCCAACGGCACCGATGCCTTGCACCTGGCGATCCGTGCCCTGGGCATCGGTCCCGGCGACGAGGTGATCGTGCCCGCGAACACCTTCGTGGCAACGGCGGAGGCCGTGATCCTGGCCGGCGCCGTACCGCGGTTCGCGGACGTCGACGACGGTACGCTGCTGCTCACGCCGGAGACGATCAAGGCTGCGGTCACGCCCGCCACCAAGGCGGTCGCGGTGGTCCATCTGTACGGCCAGCTGCCCGACATGACGGCGATCACGCAGATGTGTGAAGAGCTCGGTCTGATCCTGATCGAGGACGCCGCGCAGGCCCAGGGCGCGACCTGGAACGGACGCAGGGCCGGTTCGTTCGGCCATGTCGGCTGCTTCAGCTTCTACCCGGGCAAGAACCTCGGCGCCTTCGGCGACGCGGGCGCGGTCGTCACCTCGGATGCCAAGCTGACCGAGTTGATGCTGTCGATCCGCGACCACGGCCGGATGCAGAGCGAGGGCGGGCACTACTCGCACGGGGTGCTGGGCATGAACAGCCGGCTCGACGGCGTACAGGCGGTCGTACTGTCGGCGAAGCTGCGGCACCTCGACGAGTGGAACCAGCAGCGGCGCGAGCTGATGGCGATCTACCGGGAGCTGATCGATCCGGAGCGCGCGAAGCTGGTCGAGCAGCTCGAGGACGGCGAGGGTGTGCACCACCTGGCCGTCGTCCAGGTGGACCAGCGCGACCGGGTGCGTGAACTCCTGCAGGAGCGGGGGATCGGGACCGGCATCCACTATCCCGTTCCCTGCCACGTGATGGGGCCCTACGCGCAGTACGCCGACGGGCCGCTGCCGGTGGCCGAGGCGGCCGCCGCACGGCAACTGTCTCTGCCGATGTTCCCGCATCTGTCCCAGGACGACGCGCGCCGGGTGGCCGAGGGACTGAACGCCGTCCTGGCGGAGCTGGACCGATGA
- a CDS encoding Gfo/Idh/MocA family protein has product MTNTTGLRVGVVGCGYWGSKHIRVLHSLESVATIAVIDPNPDRALQLSRNYPALEAYKNLDEALPHLDAVIIATPPSTHKPLALKAIEAGVHVMVEKPLATTAADARDMIEAAKAKDVVLMVGHTFEYHSAVWQLREMVQKKELGDLYYLDTARLNLGLYQHDCNVLFDLAPHDVSILNYVLGATPVSVQCWSSHHANSRLEDVGYLRLHYKDPDVTANVHVSWLDPCKVRRVTMVGSQKMVIFNDLASEERIKVHDKGVTQPPQLGEDLTQPPMSYRYGDVVSPHLVMNEPLMVEDEHFVDCILTGLTPLTGGANGLAVVEVLEAAQLSAAEGREVLIDEVRAERAAKVVLDEVKLHQNGSAPVGELR; this is encoded by the coding sequence ATGACGAATACTACTGGTCTGCGCGTCGGCGTGGTCGGCTGCGGTTACTGGGGATCCAAGCACATCAGGGTTCTTCACTCACTGGAGTCGGTGGCCACGATCGCGGTCATCGACCCGAACCCGGACCGCGCGCTGCAGCTGTCCCGGAACTATCCGGCGCTGGAGGCGTACAAGAATCTGGACGAGGCGCTTCCGCACCTCGACGCGGTGATCATCGCGACACCGCCGAGCACGCACAAACCGCTTGCCCTGAAGGCGATCGAGGCCGGCGTGCACGTGATGGTGGAGAAGCCGTTGGCGACCACCGCGGCGGACGCCCGGGACATGATCGAGGCCGCGAAGGCCAAGGACGTCGTGCTGATGGTCGGCCACACCTTCGAGTACCACTCGGCGGTCTGGCAGCTGCGCGAGATGGTCCAGAAGAAGGAGCTCGGTGACCTGTACTACCTGGACACCGCGCGGCTCAACCTGGGGCTCTACCAGCACGACTGCAACGTGTTGTTCGACTTGGCGCCGCACGACGTCTCGATCCTGAACTACGTACTGGGCGCGACTCCGGTCAGCGTGCAGTGCTGGTCGTCGCACCACGCGAACTCCAGGCTCGAGGATGTCGGCTACCTGCGGCTGCACTACAAGGACCCGGACGTGACGGCCAACGTGCACGTCAGCTGGCTGGACCCGTGCAAGGTCCGCCGGGTCACCATGGTCGGCAGCCAGAAGATGGTGATCTTCAACGACCTGGCGTCGGAGGAGCGGATCAAGGTCCACGACAAGGGCGTCACGCAGCCGCCCCAGCTCGGTGAGGACCTGACCCAGCCGCCGATGTCCTACCGCTACGGCGACGTCGTGTCGCCGCACCTGGTGATGAACGAGCCGCTGATGGTCGAGGACGAGCACTTCGTCGACTGCATCCTGACCGGGCTGACGCCGCTGACCGGTGGGGCGAACGGCCTGGCCGTGGTCGAGGTGCTCGAGGCCGCCCAGCTGTCGGCCGCCGAGGGCCGCGAGGTGCTGATCGACGAGGTCCGCGCCGAGCGGGCGGCGAAGGTCGTGCTGGACGAGGTCAAGCTGCACCAGAACGGTTCGGCCCCGGTGGGTGAACTGCGGTGA
- a CDS encoding replication-associated recombination protein A, with translation MSDGLFELPGVPASARGGGSLADADHTSAPLAVRMRPRGLDELVGQQHLLSPGSPLRRLVEGDQPMSLLLWGPPGTGKTTIAAVVSHATNRKFVELSAVTAGVKEVRQVIDGARRDLTRADTVETVLFIDEVHRFTKAQQDALLPGVENRWVTLVAATTENPFFSVISPLLSRSLLLTLESLTDDDIAVLLDRALVDERGLNGEFELAADAKDHLLRMAGGDARRALTYLEAAAGGAKARAAADKSVAGTAEPGADGPVLIDLKTLETAVDRAAVRYDRAGDQHYDVASALIKSIRGSDVDAAMHYLARMIEAGEDPRFIARRLVISASEDIGMGDPTALGVAIAAAEAVQLIGMPEARINLAQAVVALALAPKSNAVILAIDAAIADVKAGKVGPVPAHLRDAHYSGAKKIGHGASYQYSHNDPRGVVGQQYAPDVVDKVDYYQPTRRGGEAAYAEALTKIREILRKR, from the coding sequence GTGAGTGATGGGTTGTTCGAGCTGCCAGGTGTTCCTGCTTCCGCGCGTGGGGGCGGGAGCTTGGCCGACGCCGATCACACCTCGGCGCCGCTGGCGGTGCGGATGCGGCCGCGAGGTCTGGACGAGCTGGTCGGTCAGCAGCATCTGCTGAGCCCGGGCTCGCCGTTGCGGCGGCTGGTCGAGGGTGATCAGCCGATGTCGTTGCTGCTGTGGGGGCCGCCCGGGACCGGGAAGACCACCATCGCGGCGGTGGTGTCACATGCCACCAACCGGAAGTTCGTCGAGCTGTCCGCGGTCACCGCCGGGGTCAAAGAGGTCCGGCAGGTGATCGACGGCGCCCGGCGGGACCTGACCCGGGCCGACACCGTCGAGACCGTGCTGTTCATCGACGAGGTGCACAGGTTCACCAAGGCGCAGCAGGACGCCCTCCTGCCCGGCGTGGAGAACCGCTGGGTGACGCTCGTCGCGGCGACCACCGAGAATCCGTTCTTCTCGGTCATCTCGCCGCTGCTGTCCCGCTCGCTGCTGCTCACCCTGGAGTCGCTCACCGACGACGACATCGCCGTACTGCTCGACCGCGCGCTGGTCGACGAGCGCGGGCTGAACGGTGAGTTCGAGCTGGCCGCCGACGCCAAGGATCACCTGCTGCGGATGGCTGGTGGGGACGCCCGCCGCGCGCTCACCTATCTGGAGGCAGCGGCCGGCGGTGCAAAAGCCAGAGCCGCTGCGGACAAGAGCGTCGCAGGGACAGCCGAGCCGGGCGCGGACGGTCCGGTGCTGATCGACCTGAAGACGCTGGAGACGGCGGTCGATCGGGCAGCCGTCAGGTACGACCGGGCCGGCGACCAGCACTACGACGTCGCCTCCGCGCTGATCAAGTCGATCCGCGGGTCCGACGTCGACGCCGCGATGCACTACCTGGCCCGGATGATCGAGGCCGGTGAGGACCCGCGGTTCATCGCCCGCCGGCTGGTGATCTCGGCCAGCGAGGACATCGGGATGGGCGACCCGACCGCACTCGGTGTCGCCATCGCCGCAGCCGAAGCGGTGCAGTTGATCGGGATGCCGGAGGCGCGAATCAATCTCGCCCAGGCCGTCGTCGCACTCGCCCTCGCGCCGAAATCGAATGCCGTCATCTTGGCCATCGACGCCGCGATCGCCGACGTCAAGGCGGGCAAGGTCGGTCCGGTCCCCGCACACCTGCGCGACGCGCACTACTCGGGCGCCAAGAAGATCGGCCACGGAGCGTCATATCAGTACTCCCACAACGATCCTCGGGGTGTGGTCGGCCAGCAGTACGCCCCCGACGTCGTCGACAAGGTGGACTACTACCAACCGACCCGGCGTGGCGGCGAGGCGGCTTATGCCGAGGCGCTGACCAAGATTCGCGAGATCCTCCGGAAACGCTGA